The Linepithema humile isolate Giens D197 chromosome 2, Lhum_UNIL_v1.0, whole genome shotgun sequence genome has a segment encoding these proteins:
- the LOC136996925 gene encoding uncharacterized protein, with product MKDTFPNRRHWISTANPSITEIFKKYPRLMDYNGEMINVEFQQMFTGLEDNFLTRFPAYYSQRIISYAKMHRRDVYDQVTFKIDEHMRALIILAELLPDSNALQRKKGKQTRKGKGKKKQYEDEEIHDNKTDEAQAENFCSEVATNDNARFLLQIIPEGSDVRQFVTSFISSENTNVQPFIVCVRGSRKNKYFVQGDGWLIEVPDKADPIVSFDLLFKLFYVLNVSYPVSLNNFFNFIDFYIFKIAKKTSSVVTSLHVNITNFQIE from the exons ATGAAGGATACATTTCCAAATAGAAGACATTGGATCAGTACAGCAAATCCAAGCATcacagaaatttttaaaaaatatccacGATTGATGGATTACAATGGAGAAATG attaatgtAGAGTTTCAACAAATGTTTACTGGATTAGAAGATAACTTTTTAACTCGATTTCCTGCGTACTATAGTCAGAGAATAATATCGTATGCTAAAATGCATCGACGTGATGTGTACGACCAAGTAACCTTTAAAATCGATG AACATATGAGAGCATTGATCATACTCGCAGAATTATTACCAGATAGCAATGccttacaaagaaaaaaaggaaaacaaacTCGAAAGggtaaaggaaaaaaaaag CAATATGAAGATGAGGAAATACACGATAATAAGACTGATGAAGCACAAGCAGAAAACTTTTGTTCAGAGGTTGCCACTAATGATAATGCTCGTTTCTTGCTTCAAATTATTCCA gaaGGAAGTGATGTACGTCAATTTGTAACGTCTTTTATATCTTCCGAAAATACGAATGTTCAGCCATTCATCGTGTGTGTGCGAGgctcaagaaaaaataaatattttgttcaagGGGACGGATGGCTTATAGAAGTCCCGGATAAAGCCGATCCCATAGTATCGTTCGACTTATTATTTAAGCTATTTTATGTGCTTAACGTATCTTATCCTGTatctttaaacaatttttttaactttatcgatttttatatatttaaaatcgccAAAAAAACGAGCAGTGTAGTAACATCATTGCATGTaaacattacaaattttcaaattgaataa
- the LOC136997891 gene encoding DNA-directed RNA polymerase II subunit RPB2-like, protein MSKSLEMRNVHPSTNGWLDPSNTTDHGPNVGLIKSLNVGIRITLGIERLVRPVMVVEKGSIVCQEYYNDIMNDKEVLNDFYLFMQKYPHVVEFIDVEQRRMAGARVTLGDAQQKHTLSGMSRDNFNKFDNTLNLSLPFEIPCITNDTLQLSNLIHRGFGVHLMVAVMSWKAMNLEDSIILSSSCYKSGKLSVISTTKYRSEVPVLGLNSPLPSRLIHSHKKLEATGLPRIGTILEKDDAMHKHIDCRFKSAENFNIKSNISFDVSDGLSTNYPVRVERIRKEGNSNIVIKYLLSSFRYKEIGDKMTNQAAQKGTIGCIIDNDMLPHTINGVTPDIIINSVSIISRKTFNFYNQIKLTSSYSSNPFGDNEGSIKLINYQPLTNTGLDSYHSQIINRYKRYNDNLTDEEYDEKASCLVDLYNPYTHELIKCDGGNKHFMGMEYYLLLTQMAIEKITVRNRGKKTKLLQAPSGKKRQGGIRFGEMEGDGIACHGASDVLLSLLSDSVEDRIESFICTRCGDFATHESNPDYSTWKCTRCENLGYSPELNKFNFTYAF, encoded by the exons ATGAGTAAGTCTTTAGAAATGAGAAATGTTCATCCATCAACAAACGGATGGCTTGATCCTAGCAATACAACAGATCATGGTCCAAATGTTGGCCTCATAAAATCCTTGAATGTCGGA ATAAGAATTACATTAGGAATAGAGAGGTTGGTACGACCTGTTATGGTAGTAGAAAAAGGATCCATAGTGTGCCAAGAATATTACAATGATATTATGAACGACAAAGAAGTGCTTAATGACTTTTACTTATTCATGCAGAAATATCCGCATGTTGTAGAATTTATTGACGTCGAACAAA GGAGAATGGCAGGAGCAAGAGTTACATTGGGAGACGCTCAACAGAAGCATACGTTATCAGGAATGTCTAGAGACaacttcaataaatttgataatacattGAATTTATCTCTTCCGTTTGAAATTCCGTGTATAACCAACGATACTTTGCagctttcaaatttaatccaCAGAGGATTTGGAGTTCATCTAATGGTAGCTGTTATGTCATGGAAAGCTATGAATTTGGAAGATTCTATCATATTAAGCTCGAGTTGTTACAAATCGGGAAAATTAAGCGTGATTTCAACCACAAAGTATAGATCAGAAGTCCCTGTTCTAGGTTTAAATTCCCCTCTTCCTTCAAGATTGATTCATTCTCACAAGAAACTTGAAGCAACCGGGCTCCCTAGGATTGGAACTATACTTGAGAAAGATGATGCTATGCACAAACATATAGATTGTAGATTTAAAAGTGCTGAAAATTTCAACATCAAGTCAAATATATCGTTTGATGTGTCAGATGGATTATCTACAAATTATCCTGTTAGAGTAGAACGAATaaggaaagaaggaaacagtaatatagttataaaatatctcttgagTAGTTTCAGATATAAAGAGATAGGAGATAAAATGACAAACCAGGCAGCCCAAAAAGGTACTATAGGATGTATTATTGATAACGATATGTTGCCTCATACTATTAATGGGGTAACTccggatataattataaacagcgtttctattatatctaggaagacatttaatttctacaatcaGATAAAACTTACCAGTAGTTATTCTTCGAATCCTTTCGGAGACAACGAGGGaagtattaaacttataaattatcaacctTTGACAAATACAGGATTAGATTCTTATcattctcaaataataaatagatacaagagatataatgataatctTACAGACGAGGAGTATGATGAAAAGGCATCTTGTTTGGTTGATCTATACAATCCTTATACACacgaattgataaaatgtgatggtggaaataaacattttatgggTATGGAATATTACCTATTACTCACTCAGATGgctattgagaaaataacagTGAGAAACAGAGGAAAGAAGACAAAATTACTTCAAGCACctagtggaaaaaaaagacaaggaGGAATAAGATTCGGAGAAATGGAGGGAGACGGAATTGCGTGCCATGGAGCTTCAGATGTATTACTCTCTTTACTATCAGATTCAGTGGAAGACAGAATTGAATCGTTTATATGTACTAGATGCGGAGATTTCGCAACTCATGAGAGTAATCCTGACTATTCTACATGGAAGTGTACCAGATGTGAAAATTTGGGTTACTCTCCAGAAttgaataagtttaattttacatatgcat tttaa